The following are encoded together in the Pseudoalteromonas shioyasakiensis genome:
- a CDS encoding M14 family metallopeptidase — protein MFASLVFLSAAVTLDSHLPPLLPWQGDSVSLMQEKGPLTTDFELSEGTLSPNYADTMAFVDRLVAANPTQFKVTTIATSSAGRAVKMLVANEQGLFDAKQLVADTKPTIFIQAGIHSGEIDGKDAMFMLLRDIATGKRRDILSKVNILFIPILNVDGHERSSQYNRINQRGPVEMGFRTNGLNLNLNRDYTKLDTPEVRGVMQVINQFKPDLYVDVHVTDGADYQYDVTYGYNPVFSSESPSVSQALDNLFKPVIDAKLEKAGHIPGPLVFVMDKREFKKGLAGWVATPRFSNGWGDLRSLPTILVENHSLKPYKQRVLGTYVFIDGAIDALATNDKALNEAVKKELEFKPTQLVVERGYAKEPDTIEFKGIAYSRTESALSGQPEVKYLGETKNYDALPIYWQKEVKKTVNVPTAFYIPPAYSQLVSKLKLHGVEVMTLNGSVSEPLTQASVADYSFAKAPFEGRFRVEATFDYNTVENVDMTGWYKVSTEQPYSELATHLLHPEAPDSFFAWGEFNTIFQRTEYVENYALMPYARQMLKEKPALALEFDKKIREDKKFAKDADARLHWLYERTPFYDQGYLKYPILMAFEQLQKGQ, from the coding sequence ATGTTTGCGAGTTTAGTGTTTTTATCTGCTGCAGTAACTTTAGACAGCCACTTACCCCCATTGTTGCCATGGCAAGGCGATAGTGTGTCTTTAATGCAAGAAAAAGGACCTTTAACCACAGATTTTGAATTAAGCGAAGGCACTTTATCGCCTAATTATGCCGACACAATGGCGTTTGTAGACCGCCTAGTTGCTGCAAACCCAACACAATTCAAAGTAACGACAATTGCAACAAGCAGTGCGGGTCGTGCGGTTAAAATGTTAGTGGCGAATGAGCAAGGTTTGTTTGATGCCAAACAACTTGTTGCTGATACAAAACCAACCATTTTTATTCAAGCAGGTATTCACAGCGGTGAAATTGATGGCAAAGACGCCATGTTTATGTTGCTACGCGATATCGCAACAGGTAAACGCCGCGATATTTTGAGCAAAGTAAATATTCTGTTTATTCCTATTTTAAACGTTGATGGTCACGAGCGTAGTAGCCAATACAACCGTATTAATCAGCGTGGCCCAGTAGAAATGGGCTTTCGAACGAATGGTCTAAATTTAAATTTAAATCGTGATTACACTAAGCTTGATACACCCGAAGTACGGGGTGTGATGCAGGTTATTAATCAATTTAAGCCAGATTTATACGTGGATGTCCATGTAACCGATGGTGCTGATTACCAATATGATGTTACCTACGGCTATAACCCGGTATTTTCTAGTGAATCACCAAGTGTGTCACAAGCGTTAGATAATCTGTTTAAACCTGTTATTGATGCCAAACTCGAAAAAGCAGGGCATATTCCTGGCCCTCTCGTATTTGTTATGGACAAGCGCGAATTTAAAAAAGGTTTAGCAGGTTGGGTGGCAACACCACGTTTTTCAAATGGCTGGGGTGATTTACGTTCATTACCGACCATCTTAGTTGAGAACCACTCTTTAAAACCTTATAAGCAGCGCGTATTAGGTACTTATGTATTTATTGATGGTGCCATTGATGCTTTAGCTACAAACGATAAAGCCCTTAATGAAGCGGTTAAAAAAGAACTCGAATTCAAACCGACACAATTAGTTGTTGAACGCGGTTATGCAAAAGAGCCTGATACCATCGAATTTAAAGGTATCGCTTATTCAAGAACTGAAAGCGCATTGTCAGGGCAACCTGAAGTTAAATATTTAGGTGAGACTAAAAACTATGACGCTTTGCCTATTTACTGGCAGAAAGAGGTTAAAAAGACCGTTAACGTTCCTACAGCGTTTTATATTCCGCCAGCATACAGCCAATTGGTAAGTAAGCTTAAATTACATGGCGTAGAGGTAATGACATTGAATGGCTCTGTTTCTGAGCCATTAACGCAAGCAAGCGTTGCTGATTACTCATTTGCAAAAGCACCTTTTGAAGGACGTTTTCGTGTAGAGGCGACATTTGATTACAACACCGTTGAAAATGTCGATATGACCGGCTGGTATAAAGTCTCAACTGAGCAGCCATACTCAGAGCTGGCGACGCACTTATTACACCCAGAAGCGCCAGATTCATTCTTTGCTTGGGGTGAGTTTAATACTATTTTTCAGCGTACTGAATACGTAGAAAACTATGCACTGATGCCTTATGCACGACAAATGCTAAAAGAAAAACCTGCATTGGCTTTAGAGTTCGATAAAAAAATTCGTGAAGATAAAAAATTTGCAAAAGATGCTGATGCGCGCTTGCATTGGCTCTATGAGCGTACACCATTTTATGATCAAGGCTATTTGAAATACCCAATTTTAATGGCGTTTGAGCAGTTACAAAAAGGACAATAA
- the rpmI gene encoding 50S ribosomal protein L35, giving the protein MAYKLKTHRGAAKRFKKTASGGFKRKQAHLRHILTKKTSKRKLHLRPKMMVHKNDHGLVSRMLPFA; this is encoded by the coding sequence ATGGCTTACAAGCTAAAAACTCACAGAGGCGCGGCTAAGCGTTTCAAGAAAACTGCTTCTGGCGGTTTCAAGCGTAAACAAGCGCATCTTCGTCACATTCTGACTAAGAAAACTTCTAAGCGTAAATTACACTTACGTCCTAAGATGATGGTTCATAAAAATGACCATGGTCTAGTTTCACGTATGTTACCATTCGCTTAA
- a CDS encoding transposase encodes MATPRRNLISVSNTPYYHCISRCVRRAYLCGQDPLTGRSYEHRRDWVEKKLLQLGRIFCIDICAYAVMSNHTHLVLHIDIAKAKRLNNKAILIRWHKLFKSTFLCQRFLNGELLTQAELAAVNIRVNLYRERLSSISWFMRVLNEGIARKANQEDECKGRFWEGRFKSQALLDEAALAACLAYVDLNPVRAKAADLPEESDYTSIKSRINAAQNNKQPKSLMRFAGKPRKHMPRGLPFELKTYLQLVDWTGRSIRDDKPGKIPEEALPILERLNICTENWLTLTTSFTRSFKNTAGKEQSISAYTHQMKRKRRSSIANSQALFC; translated from the coding sequence ATGGCAACCCCACGTAGAAACTTAATTAGCGTTTCAAACACGCCTTACTACCATTGTATTTCACGCTGCGTTCGTCGCGCTTATTTGTGTGGGCAAGACCCTCTAACGGGTCGTTCATATGAACACCGGCGCGATTGGGTTGAAAAGAAACTACTTCAACTTGGCAGGATATTTTGTATTGATATTTGTGCCTACGCGGTTATGAGCAACCACACTCATCTAGTCCTGCACATCGATATAGCAAAAGCTAAGCGTCTAAATAATAAAGCGATTCTTATTAGGTGGCACAAATTATTCAAAAGTACATTCCTTTGCCAACGATTCTTAAATGGCGAATTGCTAACACAAGCTGAACTCGCTGCGGTAAATATCAGAGTAAATTTATATCGAGAACGGCTCAGTAGCATCAGTTGGTTCATGCGTGTTCTTAATGAGGGTATTGCACGAAAAGCGAATCAAGAGGATGAATGTAAAGGTCGGTTTTGGGAAGGTCGTTTTAAGTCACAAGCCTTGCTGGATGAAGCTGCACTTGCTGCATGCCTTGCTTATGTTGATTTAAACCCAGTAAGAGCAAAAGCGGCTGATTTACCAGAAGAGTCTGACTACACCAGTATTAAATCTAGAATTAATGCAGCTCAAAATAATAAGCAACCAAAATCACTTATGCGCTTTGCAGGTAAACCACGTAAACATATGCCTAGAGGGCTACCATTTGAGCTCAAAACATATCTACAACTTGTAGATTGGACGGGCCGCTCAATACGAGATGATAAGCCTGGGAAAATACCAGAAGAGGCATTACCAATACTTGAAAGATTAAATATTTGTACAGAAAACTGGCTCACACTCACCACTTCCTTTACCCGCTCATTTAAAAATACAGCGGGTAAAGAGCAATCTATCTCTGCTTATACACATCAAATGAAACGAAAACGAAGAAGCTCTATAGCTAATAGCCAAGCTTTATTTTGTTAA
- a CDS encoding Lrp/AsnC family transcriptional regulator, with the protein MSLNQVDRQILALLQQDASLSTAEIADKVGLSQSPCWRRIAKLEQDGYIKGKVALLDEKKLGFDMLVYAHVRLSNHGRTNLAEFERLIMSYDEVTECYSMAGTMDFMLRIISKGIEGYEQFVRDNLLNLEFVQEVHSNVTMTCVKRSTSLPL; encoded by the coding sequence ATGTCTCTGAACCAAGTAGATCGCCAAATTTTGGCATTATTACAGCAGGATGCTAGCTTATCTACGGCAGAAATTGCCGATAAAGTTGGTTTATCTCAATCTCCATGTTGGCGTCGTATTGCTAAGCTTGAGCAAGATGGCTATATCAAAGGTAAAGTTGCTTTGCTTGACGAGAAAAAGCTTGGCTTTGATATGTTGGTTTATGCCCATGTTCGTCTATCTAACCACGGTAGAACGAACCTAGCTGAGTTTGAGCGTTTAATTATGAGCTATGATGAAGTAACCGAGTGTTACAGCATGGCGGGTACGATGGACTTTATGCTTCGTATTATTTCAAAAGGTATTGAAGGTTATGAGCAGTTTGTTCGTGATAACCTACTAAACCTTGAGTTTGTTCAAGAAGTTCACTCAAACGTGACCATGACATGCGTTAAGCGTAGTACGTCTTTACCTCTTTAG
- a CDS encoding DUF3010 family protein, which translates to MRTCGVEITGSDVLLCILTKDNDVFDIRDVRQTRFTLGNGNDTEVMRKFQFDFKKLMEDYQIDSVAIKERQAKGKFAGSAKGFKMETAIQLIERLDVQVLSATEIKEQLKRNPVPIDFEDTGLKKFQENAFISAYVYIMRKTYKQDEPKA; encoded by the coding sequence ATGAGAACATGCGGTGTAGAAATTACAGGTAGCGACGTACTACTGTGTATCTTAACCAAAGACAATGACGTATTTGATATCCGTGATGTCAGACAAACACGTTTTACCTTAGGTAACGGTAATGACACAGAAGTAATGCGTAAATTCCAATTTGATTTCAAAAAATTAATGGAAGATTACCAAATTGACTCTGTAGCAATCAAAGAGCGCCAAGCTAAAGGTAAATTCGCTGGTAGTGCGAAAGGTTTCAAAATGGAAACGGCTATTCAGTTAATCGAGCGCTTAGATGTGCAAGTTTTATCTGCAACTGAAATCAAAGAGCAGCTTAAGCGCAACCCAGTGCCTATCGATTTTGAAGACACAGGCCTGAAAAAATTCCAAGAAAACGCATTCATTAGTGCTTACGTGTACATCATGCGTAAAACTTATAAGCAAGATGAGCCAAAAGCTTAA
- the thrS gene encoding threonine--tRNA ligase: protein MPVITLPDGSQRSFENPVSTYDVASDIGPGLAKATIAGRVNGNRVDACDLITEDSRLEIITAKDDDGLEIIRHSCAHLIGHAVKQLFPEAKMAIGPTIDNGFYYDIDMEHSLSQDDLDAIEKRMLELAKTNYDVVKKTVSWQEARDTFEARGETYKMEILDENIAKDDRPGLYHHEEYIDMCRGPHVPNMKFCQHFKIMKVAGAYWRGDSENKMLQRIYGTAWADKKQLKAYLKRLEEAEKRDHRRIGKALDLWHWQEEAPGMVFWHNDGWSIYRELEDFVREKLREYDYEEVKGPLMMDRGLWEKSGHWDKYADAMFTTESEKREYAIKPMNCPGHVQIFNQGLKSYRDLPLRMAEFGCCHRNEPSGALHGLMRVRGFTQDDAHIFCTEEQIMDEVSACIKMVYDTYETFGFEKIVVKLSTRPEKRIGEDEMWDKAELALADALKANDIEFDYLPGEGAFYGPKIEFTLYDCLDRAWQCGTVQLDFALPGRLGATYVAENNERRTPVMIHRAILGSIERFIGILTEEYAGLFPTWLAPKQVVIMNITDKQADYVQEIVQKLNKLGIRAAADLRNEKIGFKIREHTLKRIPYLLVVGDKEVEQQEVAVRTRTGEDLGKFNVDDFVAKVSEEIKNRQ from the coding sequence ATGCCAGTTATTACCCTCCCTGACGGCAGTCAGCGTAGTTTTGAAAACCCTGTAAGTACATATGACGTAGCAAGCGATATCGGTCCTGGTCTTGCCAAAGCAACGATTGCAGGCCGCGTTAATGGTAACCGTGTTGATGCATGTGACTTAATTACCGAAGATTCGCGTTTAGAAATTATCACAGCAAAAGATGATGATGGTTTAGAGATCATCCGTCACTCATGTGCGCACCTTATTGGTCATGCGGTTAAGCAGCTTTTCCCTGAAGCAAAAATGGCAATCGGTCCGACCATCGATAACGGTTTCTATTACGATATCGATATGGAGCACTCTTTAAGCCAAGATGATTTAGATGCTATCGAAAAGCGTATGCTTGAGCTTGCTAAAACAAACTACGACGTTGTTAAAAAGACCGTAAGCTGGCAAGAAGCACGCGATACTTTTGAAGCGCGTGGTGAAACATATAAAATGGAAATCCTAGACGAGAATATCGCTAAAGATGACCGTCCGGGCTTATACCATCACGAAGAATACATTGACATGTGTCGTGGCCCACACGTACCAAACATGAAGTTCTGTCAACATTTCAAAATCATGAAAGTGGCAGGTGCTTATTGGCGCGGTGATTCTGAAAACAAGATGCTGCAACGTATCTACGGCACAGCATGGGCAGATAAAAAGCAACTTAAAGCGTATTTAAAACGCTTAGAAGAAGCTGAAAAACGTGATCACCGTCGTATTGGTAAAGCACTTGATTTATGGCACTGGCAAGAAGAAGCGCCAGGCATGGTGTTTTGGCATAACGATGGCTGGAGCATTTACCGTGAACTAGAAGACTTCGTTCGTGAAAAATTACGTGAGTACGATTACGAAGAAGTTAAAGGTCCATTAATGATGGACCGTGGTTTATGGGAAAAATCAGGTCACTGGGACAAATACGCAGATGCGATGTTCACAACTGAATCTGAAAAGCGTGAGTACGCAATCAAACCAATGAACTGCCCGGGTCACGTACAAATCTTTAACCAAGGTTTAAAATCATACCGTGATCTGCCATTACGTATGGCAGAGTTTGGTTGTTGCCACCGTAACGAACCATCAGGTGCATTACACGGCTTAATGCGTGTACGTGGCTTTACTCAAGATGATGCGCATATCTTCTGTACTGAAGAGCAAATCATGGATGAAGTTTCTGCATGTATCAAAATGGTTTACGACACGTACGAGACGTTTGGCTTTGAGAAGATCGTTGTAAAACTATCTACTCGTCCAGAAAAGCGTATCGGTGAAGACGAAATGTGGGATAAAGCTGAGCTTGCGCTAGCTGATGCATTAAAAGCAAACGACATTGAGTTTGATTACCTACCAGGTGAAGGTGCATTCTACGGTCCTAAGATCGAGTTTACACTTTATGATTGTTTAGACCGTGCATGGCAATGTGGTACTGTACAGTTAGACTTTGCATTACCAGGTCGTTTAGGTGCAACTTATGTTGCTGAAAATAACGAACGTCGTACACCGGTTATGATCCACCGCGCAATTTTAGGTTCAATTGAGCGTTTCATCGGTATTTTAACTGAAGAATACGCTGGTTTGTTCCCAACGTGGCTTGCTCCTAAGCAAGTCGTGATCATGAACATCACGGACAAACAAGCAGATTATGTGCAAGAAATTGTACAAAAATTAAATAAACTTGGAATTAGAGCCGCTGCTGACTTGAGAAATGAGAAGATTGGCTTTAAAATCCGTGAACATACGTTAAAACGTATTCCATATTTACTTGTTGTTGGCGATAAAGAAGTTGAACAACAAGAAGTGGCAGTACGCACTCGCACAGGTGAAGACCTGGGCAAATTTAATGTTGATGATTTCGTTGCAAAAGTAAGCGAAGAAATTAAAAATCGACAATAA
- a CDS encoding MBL fold metallo-hydrolase, producing MKVKAVPVTGFAQNCRIIICEQTNKAALVDPGGDAEKLQAELAALNCQLEAIYLTHGHLDHVGAAKQLAEHFSVDIIGPHLDDKFWFDALPMQAQMFGFAPITPFYPTKWLNHGDTITVGELELSVRHCPGHTPGHVVFYHQGSEQVIVGDVIFQGSVGRTDFPKGDSAQLIESIKSEILSFSDDVAILPGHGPNTTVGHERKTNPFISGRFG from the coding sequence ATGAAAGTGAAAGCTGTTCCTGTTACTGGCTTTGCGCAAAATTGCCGTATTATCATTTGTGAGCAAACGAATAAAGCGGCGTTGGTTGACCCTGGTGGCGATGCAGAAAAACTTCAAGCAGAACTTGCTGCTTTAAATTGCCAATTAGAGGCAATTTATTTAACACATGGCCACTTAGACCATGTGGGTGCTGCAAAGCAACTCGCAGAGCATTTTAGTGTAGATATCATTGGCCCACATTTAGATGATAAATTTTGGTTTGATGCCTTGCCAATGCAAGCGCAAATGTTTGGTTTTGCACCAATTACACCATTTTATCCAACGAAGTGGCTAAATCATGGCGATACAATCACAGTGGGTGAACTTGAATTATCGGTACGCCATTGCCCAGGGCATACGCCTGGTCATGTTGTTTTTTACCACCAAGGTTCAGAGCAAGTGATAGTGGGTGACGTTATTTTCCAAGGCTCTGTCGGTCGTACTGACTTCCCGAAAGGGGATAGTGCGCAATTAATCGAATCAATTAAGTCTGAGATTTTATCATTCTCTGATGACGTTGCTATTTTGCCAGGCCACGGTCCGAATACCACCGTAGGGCATGAGCGAAAAACAAATCCATTTATTAGCGGACGTTTTGGTTAA
- a CDS encoding AMP-binding protein — protein MQTKNTHINALPLSQSYYQGRTDIPLIEQTIGQYLDNIVDNYPDHPAIVVHHQQIRLTYRQYQQQINQLAMGLLSLGVKPGDRVGIWSPNNIEWCLTQFATAKIGAIMVCINPAYRPSELKYALNSVECSTLITASEFKASNYINMLNELAPELKDSQAGKLNLNALPHLKNIIRIGDEPAAGMFSFTDIMQRATDAHKLELDAISATLSCDQDINIQFTSGTTGNPKGATLSHKNILNNGFLMAQAMKLTHEDKLCIPVPLYHCFGMVLGNLVCISKGATAVFPGDSFDPKTTLEVVEKERCTGLHGVPTMFIAELELKDFANYDLSSLRTGVMAGSTCPEQVMRKVHSLMHMKEVVIGYGQTECSPINNVTETDSPLEKQVTTVGRALAHTEVKIIDELGDIQKVGIPGEVCSRGAGIMRCYWNDEEKTKATIDQDGWLHSGDLGVMDEDGFVAIVGRIKDMIIRGGENIYPREIEEVLYTYPGIQDAAIFGISDEKYGEEVCAWIQPKDDAVLDESAIRDFLKDKLAYFKVPKHIRFVEEYPMTVTGKLQKFKMREQMQELLSEKAFS, from the coding sequence ATGCAGACAAAGAACACACACATTAATGCGCTTCCACTTTCTCAAAGCTATTATCAAGGCCGTACAGACATTCCATTGATAGAACAAACAATTGGACAGTACCTTGATAATATTGTCGACAATTACCCTGATCACCCCGCAATTGTGGTTCATCATCAACAGATCCGATTAACCTATAGACAATACCAGCAGCAGATTAACCAGTTAGCAATGGGATTATTATCACTTGGCGTAAAACCTGGCGACCGGGTTGGTATTTGGTCTCCTAACAATATTGAATGGTGCTTAACCCAATTTGCTACAGCCAAGATTGGTGCAATTATGGTGTGCATCAACCCTGCATACCGACCAAGCGAATTAAAATACGCACTCAATAGTGTTGAGTGTTCAACACTTATCACAGCAAGTGAATTTAAAGCCAGTAATTATATAAACATGCTCAATGAGCTCGCACCGGAACTTAAAGATTCACAAGCAGGTAAATTAAATTTAAACGCTCTGCCACACCTAAAAAATATAATTCGTATTGGAGATGAGCCTGCTGCTGGCATGTTTAGCTTTACCGATATCATGCAGCGCGCAACAGATGCCCATAAGCTCGAGCTTGATGCAATTTCTGCCACTTTAAGCTGTGACCAAGATATCAATATTCAATTTACTTCTGGTACTACGGGTAATCCAAAAGGAGCGACCTTATCTCATAAAAACATTCTCAATAACGGATTTTTGATGGCCCAAGCGATGAAGCTGACACATGAGGATAAACTCTGTATTCCTGTACCGCTATATCACTGCTTTGGTATGGTGCTTGGCAATTTAGTATGTATAAGTAAAGGCGCCACCGCAGTTTTTCCGGGTGATTCATTCGACCCTAAAACAACCCTAGAAGTTGTTGAAAAGGAGCGCTGTACAGGCCTGCATGGTGTTCCAACGATGTTTATCGCCGAGTTAGAGCTTAAAGATTTTGCAAACTATGACTTATCTAGCCTACGAACAGGCGTAATGGCCGGCTCAACCTGCCCTGAGCAAGTTATGCGTAAAGTTCACTCATTAATGCATATGAAAGAAGTTGTAATTGGTTATGGCCAAACTGAGTGTAGCCCTATCAATAACGTGACCGAAACAGACTCGCCTCTCGAAAAACAAGTTACCACAGTGGGCCGTGCATTAGCCCATACTGAAGTGAAAATTATCGACGAGCTGGGTGATATTCAAAAAGTTGGCATACCGGGTGAAGTATGTAGTCGTGGTGCTGGAATTATGCGCTGCTATTGGAATGATGAAGAGAAAACGAAAGCAACAATTGATCAAGACGGTTGGTTACATTCTGGTGACTTAGGTGTGATGGACGAAGATGGCTTTGTTGCTATCGTTGGCCGAATAAAAGACATGATCATCCGCGGTGGTGAAAACATCTACCCAAGAGAAATAGAAGAAGTTCTCTACACCTACCCTGGTATTCAAGATGCGGCCATATTTGGTATTAGTGATGAAAAATACGGCGAAGAAGTGTGCGCTTGGATCCAACCTAAAGATGATGCAGTACTTGATGAAAGTGCCATTCGTGATTTCTTAAAAGACAAACTTGCCTATTTCAAAGTACCAAAGCACATACGCTTTGTTGAAGAATACCCAATGACAGTGACAGGCAAACTTCAAAAATTTAAAATGCGCGAACAAATGCAAGAGCTCCTAAGCGAAAAAGCCTTTTCGTAA
- the infC gene encoding translation initiation factor IF-3: MEDRTIRGGKKGQQTAQKNRINEDITAKEVRLIGIEGEQAGIVSLKEAQAIADDAGVDLVEISPNAEPPVCKVMDYGKFIFEKSKELKEQKKKQKQIQVKEIKFRPGTDEGDYQVKLRNLRKFLEAGDKAKITIRFRGREMAHQEIGIELLNRVKTDLEDVSQVESFPNRVEGRQMVMMMAPIAKKQ, from the coding sequence TTGGAGGATCGTACCATTAGAGGCGGCAAGAAAGGGCAACAAACAGCTCAAAAAAATCGTATCAACGAAGATATTACAGCTAAAGAAGTTCGTTTAATTGGCATCGAAGGCGAGCAAGCTGGCATCGTGTCATTAAAAGAGGCGCAAGCTATCGCTGATGATGCGGGTGTAGATCTTGTAGAAATCAGTCCTAATGCTGAGCCACCTGTTTGTAAGGTTATGGACTACGGTAAGTTCATCTTTGAAAAAAGCAAAGAACTAAAAGAACAAAAGAAAAAGCAAAAGCAAATCCAGGTTAAAGAAATCAAATTCCGTCCAGGTACGGATGAAGGTGACTACCAGGTTAAGCTTCGCAACTTACGCAAGTTCTTAGAAGCGGGTGATAAAGCTAAAATCACTATCCGTTTCCGTGGTCGTGAAATGGCTCACCAAGAAATTGGTATCGAATTATTAAACCGTGTTAAAACTGATTTAGAAGATGTTTCACAAGTAGAATCATTCCCAAATCGTGTTGAAGGTCGCCAGATGGTTATGATGATGGCACCTATTGCTAAAAAGCAATAA
- the rplT gene encoding 50S ribosomal protein L20: MARVKRGVIARARHKKVLKQAKGYYGARSRVYRVAFQAVTKAGQYAYRDRRAKKRTFRQLWIARINAAARQNGLSYSRFINGLKKTSVEIDRKILADIAVYDQVAFAALVAKAKEGLAA; encoded by the coding sequence ATGGCAAGAGTTAAACGCGGTGTTATCGCACGTGCACGTCACAAAAAAGTTTTAAAGCAAGCTAAAGGTTACTACGGAGCACGTTCACGTGTTTACCGCGTAGCTTTCCAGGCAGTTACTAAAGCGGGTCAATACGCTTACCGTGACCGTCGTGCTAAGAAACGTACTTTCCGTCAACTATGGATTGCACGTATCAATGCAGCAGCTCGTCAAAACGGTCTTTCATACAGCCGTTTTATCAATGGTCTTAAAAAGACTTCTGTAGAAATCGATCGTAAGATCCTTGCAGATATCGCTGTTTATGACCAAGTTGCATTCGCAGCGCTTGTTGCAAAAGCAAAAGAAGGCCTAGCGGCTTAA
- a CDS encoding endonuclease/exonuclease/phosphatase family protein, translating into MPNTRTFKFATFNLLNYTAPPYSFYQLHERYNNTQWLQKQLFVANFLSESNPEVVAFQEVFSQHALEVQCKEAGYDFFKTVDSPSHDALYPQVLFNPVVAIASKYPFKSVEALSPCPELLEYLNNQNEFKFNRTPIKCMIDLPDFGEVCFYVVHFKSQRVQSMAHILNIHNLEDPLLQLLHQTVGTMQSQISRSLEASIVYYDALKTQREKQCATLVMGDFNDVLTSPTLSFMTQGFHPTRCEPCIEHNEPVVGLTDSYEFSRSFYDNKNKPFSHYYQGKGNVLDYILASAHFNPDCQVSKVKALDYESYDKHISPTQLTEDISVSDHSVIAIKIHF; encoded by the coding sequence ATGCCAAACACGCGTACGTTCAAATTTGCAACGTTTAACTTATTAAATTATACCGCGCCACCCTACTCGTTTTATCAATTACATGAACGTTATAACAATACGCAATGGCTGCAAAAACAATTGTTTGTAGCTAATTTCTTGAGCGAGTCAAACCCTGAAGTGGTGGCTTTTCAAGAAGTGTTTAGTCAACATGCATTAGAGGTGCAATGTAAAGAAGCAGGTTATGACTTCTTTAAAACAGTCGATAGCCCATCCCATGATGCGTTATACCCACAAGTATTGTTCAACCCTGTAGTTGCCATTGCCAGTAAATACCCGTTTAAATCAGTCGAAGCGCTTTCTCCTTGCCCTGAATTACTTGAGTATTTAAACAATCAAAATGAGTTCAAATTTAATCGCACTCCGATTAAATGCATGATTGATTTACCTGATTTTGGTGAAGTCTGTTTTTACGTTGTTCACTTTAAGTCACAGCGTGTGCAATCAATGGCGCATATTCTTAATATTCACAACCTTGAAGATCCGTTGCTGCAGTTGTTACACCAAACAGTAGGTACCATGCAGTCTCAAATATCGCGTTCATTAGAAGCATCCATTGTTTATTATGATGCGCTAAAAACCCAGCGAGAAAAGCAATGTGCAACACTCGTTATGGGTGATTTTAACGATGTACTTACCAGCCCTACTTTATCGTTTATGACACAAGGGTTTCATCCTACACGTTGTGAGCCCTGCATAGAACATAACGAACCCGTTGTTGGCCTAACCGACAGCTACGAGTTTAGCCGCTCGTTTTATGATAATAAAAACAAACCCTTTAGCCATTATTACCAAGGTAAAGGTAATGTACTAGATTATATTCTTGCATCTGCACATTTTAATCCCGATTGCCAAGTTTCAAAGGTGAAAGCGCTCGACTATGAAAGTTATGACAAGCATATTTCCCCTACACAACTCACCGAAGACATTAGTGTAAGTGACCATAGTGTTATCGCTATAAAAATTCATTTTTAA